Within Primulina tabacum isolate GXHZ01 chromosome 5, ASM2559414v2, whole genome shotgun sequence, the genomic segment GCTTAAGATAGATTTTAGAACATATAAGACATACTTCTGTAATTGTTTCTGTAATGATTTTCTATATTTTAGTTGCCATCAGTTATATGAAAAGTAgtggtaataataataatatgatgttAAAGTCGAAATACATTTtgcatattttataaatttatttattcgaACAAGTATTGTTAATAGAATCTGGAGTAAATGAACACAGCCGAACAAGAGTTGGTTGccaattaattaatctcgtAGAAATTTCAAACATAACGAGTGCCTTTGCAACCATGAATTAAACGTTTGAAACACAATTAATGTCACAAGATAAATAACCGTCAAACAGCTAGCGAACTTCTGGGCCAAGAGAAGTAATCACGACACATTCgtttatttctaatttttcCCCATGGACAAATATTTGTACTCGAAGCGTACAAACAGAAAAGCTAATTTGTAGGTGGTGCAGGTACAGACGGGAGACCTGGTTCGAGTACCTGAAGCACACCGGTTGCTAGCCTCCGAGTAAGATCTTCAGCTGAAACTTTTAAGACATCCCTTCTCATGCCAATGTCAGCTGCGTAACGGCTAGCACAATAAACCCCAACAGCAGTTGCTGCCATCCCGTAAATATTAGTCGTCACAAGACGCAGTGGTGTAGACAAGACGGCAGCAAGGGGGCCACCTATATAAGACACGGCTTGTCCACTTTGTCCCATCGCGCTCTGATCCAGCACGAGCAATCCTGTCTTGCAGTAAATAGCAAAGTCTTCACAGTTATTCTTGAATACATTGTAGCACCCAAACCCATTATCAAGAAGGTATTTTGCTCGATGAACCACAGCGTCATCTTCATCAGAGATGGCGAGGGTGCATGTTCCTCCACGCGCTTTTGCAAGAAAGAGTGCAGGGTTGACAGAGTACTCAAAGCGGTACAGAACACCACCAGCTAGAAAGCAGTTCAAGCACGAGGAGACCACCCCATGACCCTCTTCTACATGGACACAAGTGGGGCATGGGACATGAGACCGAGCTGGTCCCGAGCTTACTAAGAGAAGATCTAAGACTGTACCGGTTCCAACTTCTTGGCCACGTCTTGTGAAGTGTACGACTTTATTGTCCCCGATATAGATTCCTGTGGCAAACATAGATGTTAGCAGACAcaataattatgaaaaaatgTTCGACTTGAATAACACAAAAATTAACCTTTGAATACATGATATGCCACGCATTTAGAAGAGAGATAATGGTTGATTTAGCAGAATTCAAGAGATTATTATGATGCCACAATAGTAAGACTTCTACCATCATTTTCAAATGAGTAAACTTCTTCAACATTCCAGGCGCCTATCAGTTTTTGTCCAAAAGTGAGGATTTATTTCGTATCTCCCTCCACTGCCTTCGCACATATATCATACCAGCTCAACCGTGATACTATTCTTTTTTTTGTTGGTTGGGGTTGGGGTTGGGGTGGTATCGGAGAAGTAAAAGAGGGTAGAAGTGGGAGCTCCTTGACGTGTTAGATAAATGGAACATAGAGTCTGAAAATAAAGACTGAAATCTCTTAATGATGGAATGGAAAtatttttgcatgataaaaaaCTTGGTACCATCCATACAGGTTTGAGAGAAGATAAAGAAGGGTTGATCAATTGATATGCATAGCAACAGTGAAAGTGTTTTCCAGTCAAAGGAAATGTTTAGCTGGCCCAAAGTCTAAACTTTGCTAAGTCGACACTGACACATATTGAGGCTGTGGAAAAGAAGAAGAGTCTTTATAAACTCGTACAGTAACCAAGAAACCAAGAGATGTGGATATAAAACAAAATCATAGTTGTTGCATCAGCTTTAGTTGAACAAATATCAAGAGATAGACTACTCCAAAATATGACTTAGCCACTTAGGTTGCAAACATTAAAGGTGAAGGAAATACAATCCTTTTGAATTTACAAGTATTCAACTCGGTGAGAGCAAGCTTTTCCTTCAAAGCCAGTTTAAATACATCCACTtcatcaaaatctgaaacatgcTTTAATGAACTCTCCCTCGCATCTATGTCAGAATATTaggaaataaattaaattaatgggtATTTAGCTGTAAATTTATGGATTCTGTTCACATAGAGacaaaattcagttttgcacaTTAATCATGAAAACAAATCAGGAGGTATGAATGAAACTCAACAAAACCTAAATCTATCACACTGATTAGGCTATCGCAACCACTGTGATATCACAAAATTTTTTTACAAGCCGTAACCCAAAGTCCATCAAGAAAAGTGATTTTGTTGCATTGCCCTAACACACTAAATTTCATCTTATTATGTTGATACCATGGAATCCACATAACGGCGCCTAGTTCCCTGGCTTGCAACATCTCTAACTAATCAGTTAGCATCTTCTACTTCATGAATCATGTTTCTCGAGCATTACTTCCCCCACCCCACCCCCAAATATAAGAAATTGGGTCGCTTTGCTTTCCTAGTTTAACCTCACCTCATGCCCCAATCCTGATGTATTTGCCTGGTTCGGTTGATGTTAATTTCAATTATCTAATACCACACAAGTTCAGTTGGGATATATAAGCACGTGGATTGAAAAGTGTCTTAGCGATCCGAGATTTTTCAAGTGGTTTAAACCCATTTTTCCCAAAAGAAAAGTCCTTATAAATCCAAACACTCTTAGATTCAAACTCTTTTTCAAGGTTTCAGACCTTAATACAATGCTTGGATCCGGGATTTGTGGTGAGAAACATGAAGAAAAAGCAaaatcaacaaaagaaaaagatTCGAAAACATTGAGCTAACATAAATATGACTTATTTTTAGGTTAATTTGCTTATAAATAGGACAAATTTCAGGGAGAATAACTTATATATGCGACAAAAACAGATTGGCcaataagatttttaaaatgtggatATCTTGCCAAAGTTTTGGGGGGAGTCTTCAAATTTTGCTCATTGACAGTAAGGaccattaaattttgaaaaattgtaaACATGGGTGACCATGTATGTCTGCACGACGAGACATAAAAAATGCAACTCTCTACCAATTAACTAAAAACTGTAACTTTCCCTAAAGTTCCATTAAGCAAAATACACTTCTCCGTAAAACAAATTAGCACCACCAACTTCTTATAAAACCTaacaaagaaaaatgccttCTTTTCCCCAATAAAATCTAAAATCAAAAGGATAAGGTATCAGGCAGATggaaaaatcaaacaaaaaaatagCAGCATTCATCGCGCACAACTTGTTCCATATTCCGATCCAGAATGAGATCAAACCGAACAAAGAAAAGCAAGCAATCATAAAAAACTGACCATGGTGAGCATAAATATATGCTGTGCGCCAGGAATATATGTGATCGCCTGGTTTGAGGCTGCTCCTATCAACCCTGCCCGTTTTTATTCAGACACAcccaattaaattaaaaaaaccaAGAACAAAGTAATGTAAACAAAATTCGGAAACAACGATAATTGAAGTTTACCGGTTCGAGATCAGCCCCATCTGTTTTTATCCTTGATTGATTTCCTTCGGTACGAGCAAGACGAAATGAAGGGTTTGCTTTATTGAAGACGCGGGTGGAACATTTTACCCTATTTGCAAATTTCGATGCTTAGAGACTAAGGAATTAGTAAAACATATCGTGGGGCAGATGACAACTGCGTGTGTCCGCGTTTGATGTCTACGCGTCGGCAGTGAACGGCAATTATCTCTAATGGCTTTAttaattaagatttttattggTGCCtcacgggcaatgaacggcccggatcactccacatgagtgatctgggcccacctccctgtaaaaaaaaaaaaaaaaattggctcgaaaaaatccgagccgttagatcgacccctgcaggcattgcccgcaggggtagggtcgaccgaacctATCCAATCTAATCCATAAGTAATGACATTTTAGAAGATAATAacgaaatgtttttttttttaaagtgaaGTCttccataaataaataaataaatcattatcataagagttttttttataaaataacaaaaataattttattacaaAACTTAACTCTCTTTTCATTTATTTGAATGAGTCTAATTTTTTCACACAAAAACAGGGGCAAAAGTGTCCATACAAAATCTCATTTATTTAGAGAAATAtctttgaaaaatcaaaatgagATTTTAATTCAATTGAGTATAAATATAAGCAAATTTGGAGGAGACGAAAAACGAATActgtttttttaatgaaaaaatgAAAGGATCATTTTTTTAGCAATTTACTCAATTAAATTCATTAAAGTATAACATACAAtgtaatataaaatattgataATTGTCTTTTATTCAATCTACAGATTTGAATTAACTTTTGACTCACTTACAAACTATTTCTCTCCCTCAACCCTTCAAAATACAGTTCTATATATacacattaattatttatttattttcatattctATTTTTCAGGCAACTGAATCGCgtaaatattttctaaatttcTAATTTGAAATTTAATCCAATGCGGAATTGTTTGAAGTTTGATAGTTGGAGTTTCGGATTTGATTTtgtgtaagttttttttttttaaaatatatcatgTATACAACTAAATGTAATAatcaattttataataaaaaatatccaACTATACAATACCGTTTGAATCTGACCAAGAAACTAAAAATTACACAgcataaatgataaaaataaaataacactctGAGCTAATTAGtaaatgaagaaaaataaaaaatttcatgttaTAATTGGGAAAAAAGTGTTTCTTTTTTTCTTAAcaaattaaacatttttttttattttatgatcTCTGATCTTGAAATTTTGCGATGTCAAAATtgtagtattattatttttttaataaaattggtATGCTACATATATAtagtaaaatcataaaattttattctgcAAATTTAAAGTAATAACaatttatttttagtaaatAAAAATCCATTTTATCAACTTTTTGAATGGAAATTGATTTTCTGTtctttttatatgttttttttttcatttttatttaaaaatctccTGATTTAATACTAGTGGTGTACTTTTAAAAAATCTATGAGCACAcgaatatatacatacatatacatataaggTTAGTTATAAGGAATAAATACATCAAAATTTTGCAAAatagattaatttaaaatgtatgtatgttttattttgtttttatgtaCAAAATCCATTGAATTtcgtttaaaaaattataaacgtcaatagaaatcttcaaaaacaatTCTACTACAAAGTCAATAGAAATATGTCACTTCACAAAaagtatattatttattaaaaaaaacaatagatCTCCACCATGAATAAAAcctaataaattataattattattcaattgTGTATTTCTCATTTGT encodes:
- the LOC142545701 gene encoding protein LEAD-SENSITIVE 1 codes for the protein MGLISNRVDRSSLKPGDHIYSWRTAYIYAHHGIYIGDNKVVHFTRRGQEVGTGTVLDLLLVSSGPARSHVPCPTCVHVEEGHGVVSSCLNCFLAGGVLYRFEYSVNPALFLAKARGGTCTLAISDEDDAVVHRAKYLLDNGFGCYNVFKNNCEDFAIYCKTGLLVLDQSAMGQSGQAVSYIGGPLAAVLSTPLRLVTTNIYGMAATAVGVYCASRYAADIGMRRDVLKVSAEDLTRRLATGVLQVLEPGLPSVPAPPTN